CTGAGCGGTGCGTCCCGATTCCTGAATCTCACCGTGGCGAAAAACAATGATGCGGTCTGCACGCTGCGCCGCCAGCGCCAGGTCGTGGGTGACAAACAGCACGGCGGTACTGGATTCCTGCCGCAGGTCATCCAGCAGATCGAGAATGCGCTTCTGCACCGTGACATCCAGCGCGCTGGTCGGCTCATCCGCAATAATAATCTCCGGCTGCAGGGCGAGGGCGATAGCGATCAAAACACGCTGCTTCATGCCGCCTGACAGCTGATGCGGAAACTGCTTAACCCGCTGTTCCGGGTGGCTGAGACCGACGCGGGTCAGCAGATCGATCACCCGCTGCTGGCGCTGTGCTGCCGGTAATCGCAGATGCAGGCGCAGAATCTCTTCTACCTGTTCGCCGATGGTTTTCACCGGATTCAGTGAGTTGCCGGGATCCTGCGGCACCAGGCTGATGCGCTCACCGCGCAGCGAGTCGAAACGCTTCTGTGACCACTGGCTGATATCGACGCCGTTGAGCCGGATTTCACCTGCTTCGCGGCGGCCGTTTTCCGCCATCAGGCCCATAATGGCCTGTGCCGTGGTGGTTTTACCGGAACCGGATTCCCCGACCAGTGCCACCATCTCACCTGCGTGCAGTTCGAAGCTGACATTATGAACCACCGGCTGCCACTGGTTGCCACGGCGATAGCTTAGGGTCAGGTTGTTGACTGCGAGTAACGGCTGAGCGCTCATCGGCGTCCTCCTGAAAGTTGCTGACTGATGCGGTTAGCGGCGAGCACGACAGCCACCACCACCACACCAGGAAACGTGGTCAGCCACCAGGCGGTAGCCAGATAATTACGCCCTTCAGCGATTAACAGACCCCATTCCGGTACCGGCGGCGGCGTGCCGTAGCCGAGAAAGCTCAGGGTCGACAGCGCCAGAATCGCCTGACCAAACTGCAGGGCGGCATAGGCGATCACTGGCGTCAGCGCATTGGGCAGAATGTGACGCCACAGCACGCTGAAAAAGCGGCCGCCGCTGCCATATGCCGCCTCGATATATTCACTGTGGCGAATGCGCACCACCTCGGCCCGCGCCAGCCGGGCGAAGCTGGCAGTGGAGGCGATGCCCACTGCGAGCGCGGCGTTCAGGGTGCCGAAGCCGAGTAGTATCAGCACGCTCAGTGAGAGCAGCAGCGACGGGATCGCCAGTAATACATCCACGGCGCGCATCACGATCGATTCAGTTTTGCCGCCCGTGGCGCCCGCCAGGACGCCCAGCGCGGTGCCGGCCAGCAGGCCGATCGCTACCGCCATGACCGCAGCGGAAAGCGAATGTGACGCGCCGTAAACGATGCGGGCAAAGAGATCGCGGCCAAGCTGGTCGGTGCCGAGCCAGTGTCCGGCCTGCGGTGCCAGCCGCTGTGCGCCCGCGATGCCTTCCAGTGGGTTGGCCTGGGTAAAAAAGGCCGGAAAAAGGGCCGCCAGCACGGCCAGCAGCATCACGAATAGGGCCAGCCACAGGCCCGGCGCGAAGCGGTAACGCCTGGACGGGACGGATTGCCGGGCGGCCGCGTAATCAACCAGACTCATGTTGCACCTCGTAACAGCTGTAAGCGCGGATCAAACAGCGGCATCAGCAGATCGACCAGCAGGTTGATCACCACAAAACCCAGCGCGGAGATCATCACCACCGCCTGTAAAACTGCGACATCCTGATTGTTCACCGCCTGCTGCGTAAGCTGACCCAGACCCCCCAGGCCAAACACCGTTTCGGTAATCAGCGCGCCAGCAATCAGTTCCCCGAGCAGCAAACCCGCCACGGTAAGCACCGGCAGCATGGCGTTACGCAGGATGTGTCGCCACAGGATATAGTGCTCGCTGGCGCCTTTGGCCCGCGCCACCGCCACGAAAGGCCGGGTGGAAACCTCATCAATGCTGCGCAGCAGAATCTGTGCCAGCGGCGCTGAGATTGGAACCGCGACGGTTATGATCGGCAGAATCAGTCCCTGCCACGGCGAGGGATTGATGACCGGGATCCAGCGCAGCTGGAATGAGAAGAGCTGAATCAGGGCGATGCCGAGCCAGAAGGTCGGCACGGAGATAAACAGCGCGGGCAGGGACTGCAGCAGATTACGCAGGAAGCGCAGGGCGGGCAGCCTTGAGAGGGTCGCCAGCACGAAAGCCAGCAGCGTTGCCAGCAGGAATCCGCACAGCGCCAGACGCAGCGTGCCTGGCAGGTTGCTGGTCAGCAGTTCACTGACCGGCACGCCCGCCTGCACCGAATAGCCGAAGTCGCCATGCAGCATCGCCGCCAGCGTATGCAGATACTGTTGCCACAGCGGGCTGTCTGCGCCATAGGCCTGGCGCATCTCAGCAATCTGCTGGGGACTCAGGCCGAGATCCGGATTCTGAAACTTGATCAGCACCGCATCACCCGGCAGCACCTGCAACAGCACAAATGACAGGGTAAACGCAGCCCACAGTACCAGCAGTCCCAGACCGGCGCGTTGCAGCAGATAGTGGCGCATCCTCACCTCCGGTTACTGTTTTTCCAGCCAGGCACCATAGAGCGCCGGACGGCCTACCGCTTCAAAACTGACCCCTTTCAGCCAGGGCGCGCCCGCATAAACCTGCGGCTCTTCAAAAATCGGAATTACATAGGCCTGGTCCAGCAGATAGCGCTGAACATCACCGGTCAGCTGCAGGCGTTTTGCCGGATCAACTTCGGAGGAGACGTCCACCAGCAGCTGATTGAGTTTGTCATCTCGGAAGTTTTTTACTTTGTCGCTGGAACCGCCTTTCTGCAGCAGGTTGTCGCGGTTAGCCGGGTAGAAGCTGCTTTTGATCACGTCGGGATCGGCACGGCCAACTTCGGTGACGTTAAGCGGCGTCTTCAGAGGATCCAGGTTATCCAGCGTTTTGCTGCCCGCATCACCGGCTTTGACGGTGAGGGCAACCCCCGCCTGGCGCCACTGCTGCGCGACCAGTTGCAGCACCTCTTTGTTCTGCGGCTGCGGCAGGGATTCATAGACGGTCAGAGCCAGTCGCTGGCCCGCTTTTTCACGGATGCCATCTGCGCCCGGTTTCCAGCCCGCCTGGTCGAGCAATGTCTTCGCTTTCGCCAGATCAAACGTCAGTTTGTCCGCCAGATTGACGTAACCGGCAGCGGTGGTTGCGACGACGGAGGTCGCCTGCGGATAGTTGGGAGAAAATAGCGTTTCAACCACCTGCTTCGCATTGGTGGCGTGCAGCAGCGCCTGACGCACCCGGATATCACTCACCAGCGGGTTGTCGGGGCGGAAGCTCAGGCTGTCGTTGACGCCACGGGTCGGCGCGGCATAAACCGGGAAGTTCTGATCTTTCGCCTGCTTCTCATCATAAGCCTGTACCTGACGAATCAGTCCCGCCTGGCCCGCCAGCAGCGCACCGATGCGCACGCTGTCTTCCGGCGTGACAATCACTTTAATTCCGTCGAGGTTAGCCGGACCCTGCTGCCTGATGTTTTTCGGACCCCATTGGTACTCTTTGCGCGCCACCAGATCCACTTCACGACCGAGCTTCTCATCACTGACCACAAATGGCCCGGAACCAATGATATGCCGGGCATCACCCAGCTGATCGAAACTGCGCGCCAGGGTACTCAGCGACACCAGGCCGGAGCCAATGGTGGCGGTGCCCTGCAAAAATCCGGGGGAGGGTTTTTTGAAATAAAACTTCACCGTCAGCGGGTCAATCACTTCACTGTGGTCGTAGTTATTAATCACTTCCGAAACCGGCAGGCGCAGCGCTTTATTTCCCAGCCCGTAAGTATCAAAGTTTTTCGCCACCGCGTTAGCATCTAATGGCGTGCCGTCGGAAAAAGTCACGCCAGGGCGTAACTTAAACGTGTATTCGGTTTTATCGGCATTGGTGGTCCAGCTTTCCGCAATCCAGGGTTCAACCTGTAATGTTTCAGGATTCTGCCAGGTTAATTTATCGGTGATCTGATTGAGAATGCCGCCGTTCGGGTAAAAGCCACCGGCGGGCGGATAGAGGTTGGTATGTGCCTGCTGTTCCAGATAAATCAGCGTGCCGCCTTTGACCGGCGCGGCCACTGCATTAAAAGTGAGAGTCCCGGCAAGTAATGTAAAAACCAGCATCTGTGCGCGTGGTTTAAGGGGAAATAACGTCGTCATGGTGAATTCCTTTGTTATCAATTGCCTCAGCAGGCGGAATCATCATCGAATGACGCAACACACAGATAAAGTAACGATTTGGTCAAAGCTTATCTGAAAATAATAAATGCGGGAGTGGGTGGGAATTTATGAATGGTTTGAATGTACGGAATGGCAAATAAACATCTGCCATTCCGCGGGTTTATATTTTCTTAACGACCTGCAGGAGCATTATTGCAATTCGGCACATAATTTAAGCTGTCCGGCACGCAGGAACGCACTCACCAGACCCAGCCACAGCAGCCCGCAGATCAGGTTCACCAGGCTAAAGCCGCCGGTTCCAAAGCTGAAATATGCGGTTTTAGCGGCTTCAATGCCCAGCGCAATAATCAGGATGCTTATCATGCCCAGCATTGCCGCCACGCTGCCTTTTCCGGCATTGCTGGAAAACAGCGTCATGCGATACAGTCCGGCGTTAATCAGCCCGGTGCCGAAGCCGTAAAGACTCATTCCGGCCGTGAGCCACAGATAACTTTGCGGTTCCAGCAGGGTAGCGACCGCCGCAATAGCCAGTCCGCAGACCACTGGCCAGGCACCAAGCCGTATCGGCTGTTCAATCGGCAGACGGCTGGATAAGCGGCCAAGCGTCAGGTTGCCCGCAATCATCGCGGCAAAGACCGGCAGCTGAAGCAGGGCATAGTCGATGCGGCTGAGTTGCGCGCCGTGGATCAAAATCACGGGTGATAGTGCCACCCAGGCGATGCAGGGTACGGTGACCAGTCCGATAGCCAGTGAACCCCGCATCACCTGACGATCCTTGAGCAACGCCGCGTAACCGCTGATGATCGATCGCAGCGATAGCGGTTTCTGACGATCGCCCGCCGTTTCAGGCATGGCATACCACAGCCCGGCCAGCGCCAGCGCCGCAACCGCACCAATCAGCCAGAACAGGGTGCGCCATTCTCCTACGGTCAGAAAAGCCGCGCCTGCCAGCGGCCCGGCCAGCGGGGCGAGCAAGGCAACGTTGGCCATCAGCGCCATCATTTTGATGCTCAGCGACTCCGTGAACGCCTCCTGCACCGCTGCGTAACCCACCGCACCGATAAAGCAGAGGCTGATCCCCTGCAGAAACCGCAGCAGGACAAACTGCTCAATGCTTTGTACCCAGTGAGTCGCGATACAGGAGAGCATAAAAAAGGCCACGCCGCTGAGCAGCACCGGACGCCGCCCGATGCGATCCGAGAGCGGACCCAGCAGCCACTGCAGCAGTATGCCACCGAACAGATAGGCAGTGAGCGAAGTGGAGACCCACTCTGGCCCGACTTTAAATTCCTGGGTCACCAGTAGCATGCCGGGCTGAATCATGTCATGGGCGATATAGGTAGCGAACTCGAACAGCACCAGAGAAAGCGGAAAGATCAGATGTCGCCGGGTCAGCTTTGCCAGCGGTTGAAAAGAAGCCATTGAAGATTCCTGCAATAAAACCATTAAAAAAGCGGCCACCAGGGTGACCGCATAATTATATAGTGACAGTGTAACGCTTATCGCCAGCGGGCAATCGGGTTGACCAGCGTACCGGCGAACTTAAGGTTCTCGGCGGGATCGGACAGGTTGATCATCTGCTGGTTATTCGCCAGCTGCAGGCGGTTCAGGCAGGATCGGGTAAACTCAGGCGCGAACATGTCATAGCGCGCGAACTTAGTCGCATGCTCCGGATGCGCCTGCTGGTAATCCTTCACGCACTGCGCCACTGCCTGCCAGAAATCGTCTTCCGGCAGCGTCTCTGACTGATCGAGAATCGCGCTGATAAAGCGGAAGATGCAGTCAAACACATCGGTGAAGATGGAGAGCAACTTAAGCTCCTCCGGCACCTCGACGGCCAGACGCTGCACGCCTTCCGGCAGTACCGCGTCCGGGTTCATCACGGCGATCTCTTCGCCGATATCCTTCATATAGGCGCTGACCGGAACGTTGTTCTCCAGCAGCATGATCAGGTTTTCACCGTGCGGCATAAACACCAGATCGTGCTGGTAGAAGCAGTGCAGCAGCGGACTGAGATAGCAGGTCAGATAGCATTCAATCCACTGCTTCGCAGGTAAACCGGAGTCCGCGATCAGCGCGGGCAGCAGTGGCTGCTGGTGGTGATCGACGTGCAGGAAAGAGGCCATGGTCATCAGACGCTGGCCCGGTTGCAGGCTGGCGGCTGGATTATCACGCCACAGCGCAGCAAACATCTTTTTATAGGCGGAGTCGCCTTTGATCGCCTGCTCGTAGTAGCGGTTGTGATAGCCAACCGACGCAACTTCACGCAGGATGCGGAAATCACAGCGTTTCAGCCAGTCATCGCCCGCCACCAGCTGTTCCAGCCAGCCGTTTATCGCGGGTGTTGTCGCCATGTAATAGGGCGACAGGCCGCGCATAAAGCCCATGTTAAGTACTGACAGCGCGGTTTTCACGTAACGCTTTTCAGGCTGGCTGCGGTTAAAGAAGGTGCGGATGGACTGCTGCGCCTGGTATGCGTCATCGCCGGTGCCGAGATAAACAATATCGTGATTAGCAATGTCCGCTGCAAACACGGTCAGCAGTTTGTTCTGCCATTGCCACGGATGTACCGGCATCAGGATATAGTCCTCTGTTGCCAGCCCTTTCTTTATCAGCTGCGCATTGAACTGTTCCACGGTAGTGTCGCCCAGTTCATCACGCATCAGCTGCTCATAGCTCAGCTCGCTGAGGCTGGAGAAATGGGCGTTGCGGCGGTGGACCGCGACCCAGATAAGGTGCACGGGTGCGGCCGCTTCCGGCGCATAGGCCAGATAATCCTGTGCATCGAAGCCAATACGTCCGTTGTTGGCAACAAAGCAGGGATGGCCTTCGGTCATCGCCGCTTCTACCGTCTGGAAATCGGCGGAGACCAGCGCCTGGCTGTCGGGGTTATTCTTCTGCAGCTTATAAACGCTGCTGCACAGCGTGCTGCTGATCTCTTCCATGTAAGTTGCCAGCAGCGCCTGTGGAATCCCGATCTCGCCGTTGAACTCAACGATAAACTTCAGCGCATCCAGCGGCAGCGCGTGACCGTTCTCCTGCTTGCGCAGGGAATCTGCGTCGATCTCCCAGTGATCCAGCGCCAGCCGCGACGCCCGGAAATGGTAAGTTGCTTCACCGCCCGGCACCGCCAGCTGATAACTGCCATCGTCCGTTTCCTGCGGCGCAATGATTTTTTCATGCGCGAACTCAGCAATTGCTTTGCGGATCAGCATGCGGTTTGCCTGCGCCCAATGGTCGCCCGTCAGATGCGTGCCGTCTGTCAGTGATGGGAGGGTGTTCATGGTCTGCGACTCCTGCTGTAACGCGTGTTGATAATCTTCCCGCTGGCAGAAGGCCAGCCAGGCGGTTTTATGACCCATGTCGATGGTGTGCTGATAGCGGAACCCGGCGCGCTTATTCAGCACGTGAATTTTTTCATTGCGCACGTCCGGTTCGACCACCACGCGACGCACCTCAGGGCGGCTGAACATGTAGTCCATTACCAGCGTGAAGACCTGCCAGCTGAAGGCTTTGATCGGCTTGCTGGCCGGAGCGATCAGAATGTGCATGCCGTAATCATCAGGCGCGGCCGGATAAAATTTGCCGACCTCATCGTCACCGGCGCGATAGCACTCAATCAGGCAGATGGGCTGATCGTTGCAGCAGCCAATCAGCGCGGTATGCGGATCCGTTGCCGTCAGCGTCTGGTAGAACGCCGCGACCTGCTCCAGGCTCTGCTGCTGCATGCCCCAGAAGCGGGCGTAATCGCGGGTGACCCAGCTGTGGATCAGGGGGGCATCGCTCTCCAGCATGGGTCTCAGGGTGAACGTGCCTGCGGGGCGAACGGCACTGAACAGCGGTTGTGATTTCATCTCAGTGCTCCGATTTAGCCGGGAAGGTCTGGAAGGCGATCTGGCGCTCAACCGGGTAGACCTCGCGTCCGGTCAGTTCACGCAGCAGCACAGAGTTGCGGTAGCAGGCCATGCCGAGATCCGGCGTAACAAAGCCGTGGGTATGCAGTTCGGCGTTCTGCACGAAGATCTGATTATGATGATCGATGCTGTAGTTGCGCTGCACGTCGTAGCGGCCTTTGTCATCCCAGCGCAGGCGTGCGGTGATGCCTTCTAAAAACATCGGCGGCTGATAGTGATAGCCGGTCGCCATCACCAGTCCTTCGGTGCGACGGGTGAAGGTGCAATCCTGCTCCTCCTGATGCAGCGTCAGCTCGAATTCGCCCTGTGGCAGCCAGCGCATTGCGGTCAGCGCCGAGTGGGTGAAGAGGTTGACGTTGAGATCACCGTCGAGCTGTTTCACATACATCAGGTCATAAATGTCATTGATTAAGCTGCTGTTGATGCCTTTATAGAGATTCTTATGGCGCGCATTCAGCTCATCACGGGTCGTGGCGGGCAGGGCGTGGAAATAGTCGACCCACTCTGGTGAGGTCATTTCCAGCGTGAGCTTGGTGTACTCCAGTGGATAGAAACGCGGCGCGCGGGTGATCCAGTTGAGCTGATAACCAAAGCGGTCAATATCGGTCAGCAGGTCGTAGTAAATTTCCGCGGCGCTCTGGCCGCTGCCGAGTACGGTAATCGAACGTTTCTGCTGCAGTTCTGCTTTGCTAGCCAGATAGTGGCTGGAGTGCGTCAGGCGCTGACGATGCGGCTGGCTGCACGCTGGCATCCAGGCCTTCGGCCCGGTGCCGAGGACCAGATGACGCGCCTGATAGCGTTGCTTTTCACCACTTCGGGTGTCGGTCACCTGCAGGTGATAGATCCCGGCGGCCTCGTCATAGCTGACATACTCGACATGGCTGTTCCAGCGCAGATTAGAGAGTTTTGAGCTGGCCCACTGGCAGTACTGGTTGTACTCTTTGCGCATCAGGAAGAAGTCTTCACGGATATAAAAAGAGTATAACTTTCCCTTTTCCTTCATGTAGTTGAGCAGACTGTACGGGCTGGTGGGATCGGCAAGCGTCACCAGGTCGGCCATAAACGGCGTCTGCAGATGCGCATTTTCCAGCATCATGCCGGTGTGCCAGTCAAAGCCCGGATTCTCATCCAGGAACAGGCCATTCAGCCCTTCAACCGGCTCGCTCAGACAGGCCAGGCTCAGGTTGAACGGGCCGATGCCGATACCAATAAAGTCATAAACGGGATTATTCATTTCAGATCTCTCCATGATTCGCCGCACTCAGCGCAGAGGCACGCACCTGTTCGCGGCCATAGTGCGCAATCAGGCTCAGTACATCTTCAATGTCGGCCGTGGTCGTGGTGGGATTTAACAGGGTAAATTTCAGGTACTGACGCCCGTCGACTTTGGTGCCCGCAATCACCGCATTACCGGAACGGAACAGCGCTTTACGGATGGCAGCGTTGATCTCGTCGATCTGCGCGTCGCTGGCATGTTTGCCGGGAACGTAGCGGAAAATCTGGGTCGTCAGCTCAGGCGCATGCAGCACTTCAATGGCAGGATGCGCAGTTAACAGCTGGTGCGCGGCCTGAGTCAGATCTATCAGCGTATCGAAGGCGTCACCCAGCGCCGCCGGGCCCATCACGCGCAGTGTCAGCCACATTTTCAGGGCGTCAAAACGGCGGGTGGTCTGAATACTTTTGTTAACCAGATTCGGCGTGCCTTCCTGCTGCGCGCTGAGTGGATTCAGGTAATCTGCATGGTGCGTGACATGCTTCAGGTCATGGCTGTCGCGCACAAAGAAGGCGCCGCAGCTGACGGTCTGGAAGAACGATTTGTGATAATCGACAGTGACGGAGTCAGCACGCTCAATGCCGTCCAGCCGTGCGCGATGGTTTTCAGAGACCAGCAGGCCGCAGCCGTAAGCGGCATCAACGTGCATCCACAGACCGTAATCGTCACAGAGACGGGCGATGTCGGGCAGCGGATCGATGCTGCCAAAGTCGGTGGTGCCGCTGGTGGCAACCACGGCAATCGGGATCAGCCCTTCACTGCGGCAGCGTACGATCTCCTCTTCCAGGCATTTTGCATCCATGCGGTAGTGGTCGTCGTGATCAACGGCGATAACCGCGTCATAGCCCAGACCCAGAATCGCCATCGACTTCTGAATACTGAAGTGGCTGAGCTTCGAGGTAAACACCCGCCACTTAGATGCCGTCTCCGGCAGGCCGCGATGCTTAATCAGATGCCCCGGATGATGTTCCGCACACCAGCTGTCACGCGCCAGCAGCATCGCCATCAGGTTGGACTGGGTGCCGCCGCTGGTAAAGATCCCGTCCGATCCGGCAGGCAGGCCAATACGGCCCAGCGTCCAGTCGATCACCTTCTGTTCAATCAGCGTGCCGCCGGCACTCTGATCCCAGGTATCAACCGAGCTGTTCACCGCCGCCATAATCTGTTCGGCCATCAGAGAGGGCAGCACGACCGGGCAGTTCAGGTGCGCAAGGTATTTAGGATGGTGGAACCAGACGGCGTCACGCAGATAGAGCTGACTAAGCTCTGCCAGCGCGTCATCGTTATTGCCCAGTGGACGATCGAGATCGACATCGCTGAACTCCGCCGCCAGTTCGTGGGGCAGAATCCCGCTGAAAGGCTTCTCTACGCCAGTAACGGTGCGTGTCATCAGCGCCAGCACCTCCTGAGTCTGCTGCGACCAGGCCGCCAGTTGCTGATCGTTAAAAATAGCCGTTTCGGCTCCGCTGGCATTGGAGGCTGGCGCGAGGTCCAGTGCCGTCTGAGTGGATGAGCGTAAAAGCATTTTCAGTTCCTGTGCGTGAATACCAGTGACCCTGCCGACACAACGTCAGCAGCGTTAGAAATCCGCTCAACAACTCCAGTAAACATAAAACTAACTAACCAGATAAAAACCCTGACCATTACGTGGATTAGTGTTTTCACCTTAAAAAGAGAAAATACCGCATATTATTTGTGGATTTGGCAGCGTTTAACGCTTTGTTATATGCGGATGAGAGTGTAAATGTTAATCATTATCATTCAATTGTTTTGTTGTTAAATTTTATTTATTAGTATGTCTAATGTTGAAAGTGTGATTCAGATCACTTTTTGCGTTCGGAATAGTCCTTTTTTTGGATGTGATTAACACCAGTTATTTGTCAGTTGTTGGGGGGTGAGAGATTGGTTGCGGACTAAAAAAGATTGCGAACGGTGACCCAGGGCGATGCATATTGAGGCTCATTCAGAGGGGCAGAAAGACGGGGCCGGAAGCAGATGAAACAGAAACACCCCGAAAGGGCTAAATGCCCTTCCGGGGTTATTACGCGTTCTGATTACCCCGCGTTCGGTTCAGCAGGAACTTTCTTTTTGGCCATAAAGTTATAAACCACAAGCAGGCCAAAAATGCCGGTGATAATCAGGGTGATGGTTCCCTTATCCATAAAGTGCGCCATATTACCGAGCAGGATGCCTGTGACGCCAAAATCTGTATCCGAGAAAGTGGTGTTGGTCAGTCCAATCTGACCGAGTACCGGCAGCAGGGCGACAGGCAGGAAGGTGATTAACAGGCCATGCGCAAAGGCGCCGCAGATTGCTCCGCGTTTGCCACCGGTCGCATTACCAAACACGCCGGCTGTCGCACCGCAGAAGAAGTGAGGAACCACACCGGGCAGAATCAATACCCAATGCAGCTGACCCAGGACAAACAGTCCGACCAGGCCACCGACAAAGCTGGAGATAAAGCCAACCAGCACCGCATTCGGTGCATAGGGAAAGACAATCGGGCAATCGAGCGCGGGTCTGGCTTCCGGCACCAGTTTTTCTGAAAAGCCGGTAAAGGCCGGGACAATTTCAGCCAGAATTAAACGCACGCCCTGCAGAATGATAAAGACGCCAGCGGCAAAGGTTATGGCCTGAATAAAGGAGTACACCAGGTAGTTCTGACCATTGCTGAAATTAGCCTCTACATACGCTTTACCGGCGGAGACCGACAGGATTAAATAGATAATCATCATCGTCAGCGAGATAGAGATGGTACTGTCGCGCAAAAAACTCAGGTTTTTTGGCATGTTCATCTCTTCGGTGGATTTCGATCCCTTACCCACCACAGAACCGATCCAGCCCGATAAGACATAACCAATGGTCCCGGTATGCGCCAGCGCGACATGGTCGCCTCCGATGATCTTACGCATATAGGGCTGGGCGATAGCCGGGAAGGTAGCCATCAGAATACCCAACAGCAGTGACCCGGTGTAAATAAGCTGAAGACCTTCAAAACCGGCGACCGATAAAATAATCGCGATCATACAGGCCATATAAAACGTCACATGTCCTGACAGATAGATATATTTAAGTCGGGTAAATCGGGCGACCACGATGTTAGCAACCATGCCGAAGGCCATGATCATGGTGGTTGGCGCACCATATTTAGCCAGCGCGATAGAGACCATCGCTTCGTTATTTGGAATGATGCCCTGAACATCAAACGCATGCTTGAAAATGTCGCCCAGTGGCGTCAGAGAACCGACCAGAACGGTCGCGCCACCTGCCAGCACCAGAAAGCCCAGAATGGTTTTTACCGTACCCTTAATCACATCAGGAAACGGCTTCTTCTGCGCAATCAGTCCGAAAAATGCCACCAGCCCGACCAGAATTGAGGGCACTTTCAGTACATCGACGACGAACTGCAAAAGATTTTGAGTAAACATATTAACCTCGAGGATAAGGCGTTTATCTGATTATTCGCGTCAGTTTTTCTCAAAATACTCGCGTATTTTTTGCTCCACTTCTTTCAGGTCGATAATATTGTTGATGATGATAACCTTCTGTTCCGGCAGGTTTGCGCTGTAGGCAATATCTTTTGCCATCACAAATACATCCGCCACGTCAGGAGTAACAGAGCCAAGATCCGAATGTTCAACTTCCGCTTCAACGCCGATTGTTTTAAGCACTTTTTTGATGTTCATTTCCATCATAAAGCTGCTGCCCAGACCTGAACCACACACTGCCATAATCTTCATATCAAACCTCATTAACTGTTGATTAAAAGTCGTATTTTAACCGGCGGATCAGACGCCTGATAAAATCGTCATGAGCGCGTCCTGGCTGTTCGCATTAAAGAGCCGTGCCATGATGTTTTCATCGGACAGAACTTCTGCCAGCTGGGAAATCATTTCGATATGGCTATTACTGTCCGGTGCTGAAAACATAAAAATCGCTTTTACCGGATCGTTCTCTTCAGAGTCAAAATTCACGGGTGTGCCCAGCAGCACAATCGACAAGCCCAGTTTGTGCGCGCCTTCCTCAGGGCGCGCGTGAGACATAGCAATCTGCGGCGCGATAACAAAAAAGGGACCGATCTCCTCTTTTTGTCGAATAATGGCATCAATATAATCCTGCGATATT
This DNA window, taken from Pantoea vagans, encodes the following:
- a CDS encoding pyridoxal phosphate-dependent decarboxylase family protein: MLLRSSTQTALDLAPASNASGAETAIFNDQQLAAWSQQTQEVLALMTRTVTGVEKPFSGILPHELAAEFSDVDLDRPLGNNDDALAELSQLYLRDAVWFHHPKYLAHLNCPVVLPSLMAEQIMAAVNSSVDTWDQSAGGTLIEQKVIDWTLGRIGLPAGSDGIFTSGGTQSNLMAMLLARDSWCAEHHPGHLIKHRGLPETASKWRVFTSKLSHFSIQKSMAILGLGYDAVIAVDHDDHYRMDAKCLEEEIVRCRSEGLIPIAVVATSGTTDFGSIDPLPDIARLCDDYGLWMHVDAAYGCGLLVSENHRARLDGIERADSVTVDYHKSFFQTVSCGAFFVRDSHDLKHVTHHADYLNPLSAQQEGTPNLVNKSIQTTRRFDALKMWLTLRVMGPAALGDAFDTLIDLTQAAHQLLTAHPAIEVLHAPELTTQIFRYVPGKHASDAQIDEINAAIRKALFRSGNAVIAGTKVDGRQYLKFTLLNPTTTTADIEDVLSLIAHYGREQVRASALSAANHGEI
- a CDS encoding PTS ascorbate transporter subunit IIC, producing MFTQNLLQFVVDVLKVPSILVGLVAFFGLIAQKKPFPDVIKGTVKTILGFLVLAGGATVLVGSLTPLGDIFKHAFDVQGIIPNNEAMVSIALAKYGAPTTMIMAFGMVANIVVARFTRLKYIYLSGHVTFYMACMIAIILSVAGFEGLQLIYTGSLLLGILMATFPAIAQPYMRKIIGGDHVALAHTGTIGYVLSGWIGSVVGKGSKSTEEMNMPKNLSFLRDSTISISLTMMIIYLILSVSAGKAYVEANFSNGQNYLVYSFIQAITFAAGVFIILQGVRLILAEIVPAFTGFSEKLVPEARPALDCPIVFPYAPNAVLVGFISSFVGGLVGLFVLGQLHWVLILPGVVPHFFCGATAGVFGNATGGKRGAICGAFAHGLLITFLPVALLPVLGQIGLTNTTFSDTDFGVTGILLGNMAHFMDKGTITLIITGIFGLLVVYNFMAKKKVPAEPNAG
- a CDS encoding lysine N(6)-hydroxylase/L-ornithine N(5)-oxygenase family protein encodes the protein MNNPVYDFIGIGIGPFNLSLACLSEPVEGLNGLFLDENPGFDWHTGMMLENAHLQTPFMADLVTLADPTSPYSLLNYMKEKGKLYSFYIREDFFLMRKEYNQYCQWASSKLSNLRWNSHVEYVSYDEAAGIYHLQVTDTRSGEKQRYQARHLVLGTGPKAWMPACSQPHRQRLTHSSHYLASKAELQQKRSITVLGSGQSAAEIYYDLLTDIDRFGYQLNWITRAPRFYPLEYTKLTLEMTSPEWVDYFHALPATTRDELNARHKNLYKGINSSLINDIYDLMYVKQLDGDLNVNLFTHSALTAMRWLPQGEFELTLHQEEQDCTFTRRTEGLVMATGYHYQPPMFLEGITARLRWDDKGRYDVQRNYSIDHHNQIFVQNAELHTHGFVTPDLGMACYRNSVLLRELTGREVYPVERQIAFQTFPAKSEH
- a CDS encoding PTS sugar transporter subunit IIA: MSHLAKWLNNEKVQYVEHVADWQDAIAIAGRPLLKEGAISQDYIDAIIRQKEEIGPFFVIAPQIAMSHARPEEGAHKLGLSIVLLGTPVNFDSEENDPVKAIFMFSAPDSNSHIEMISQLAEVLSDENIMARLFNANSQDALMTILSGV
- a CDS encoding PTS sugar transporter subunit IIB, which gives rise to MKIMAVCGSGLGSSFMMEMNIKKVLKTIGVEAEVEHSDLGSVTPDVADVFVMAKDIAYSANLPEQKVIIINNIIDLKEVEQKIREYFEKN